In Xiphias gladius isolate SHS-SW01 ecotype Sanya breed wild chromosome 6, ASM1685928v1, whole genome shotgun sequence, a single genomic region encodes these proteins:
- the lhx9 gene encoding LIM/homeobox protein Lhx9 isoform X4, whose amino-acid sequence MEVVGCKTEAGSCTLRPGPGAMLFHGISGDHIQGIMEEMERRSKTESRLAKGMQLNGRESTMPSMSPEKPALCAGCGGKISDRYYLLAVDKQWHLRCLKCCECKLALESELTCFAKDGSIYCKEDYYRRFSVQRCARCHLGISASEMVMRARDSVYHLSCFTCTTCNKTLTTGDHFGMKDSLVYCRLHFETLVQGPEYHPQLNFAELAAKGGGLSLPYFNGTGTAQKGRPRKRKSPAMGIDIPSYNTGCNENDTDHLDRDQQAYPPTQKTKRMRTSFKHHQLRTMKSYFAINHNPDAKDLKQLAQKTGLTKRVLQ is encoded by the exons ATGGAAGTTGTGGGCTGCAAGACAGAGGCAGGCAGTTGCACGTTGCGTCCAGGACCGGGAGCCATGCTTTTCCACGGGATCTCCGGGGATCACATCCAAGGGATcatggaggagatggagaggaggtcGAAAACGGAGTCGCGCCTGGCGAAGGGGATGCAGCTCAACGGGAGAGAGTCG ACCATGCCTTCCATGAGCCCGGAGAAGCCTGCTCTGTGTGCCGGCTGTGGCGGCAAGATCTCGGATAGATACTACCTCCTGGCCGTGGACAAACAGTGGCACCTGCGGTGTCTCAAATGCTGTGAATGTAAACTCGCGCTGGAGTCGGAGCTAACGTGTTTTGCCAAGGATGGGAGTATCTATTGCAAAGAGGATTACTACAG AAGGTTCTCCGTGCAGAGGTGCGCGCGCTGCCACCTCGGGATATCGGCCTCGGAGATGGTGATGCGGGCGCGCGACTCCGTCTACCACCTGAGCTGCTTCACGTGCACCACGTGCAACAAGACGCTGACCACGGGCGACCACTTCGGCATGAAGGACAGCCTGGTGTACTGCCGGCTCCACTTCGAGACGCTGGTGCAGGGGCCGGAATACCACCCCCAGCTCAACTTCGCCGAGCTGGCGGCCAAGGGCGGCGGCCTCAGCCTACCCTACTTCAACGGCACCGGTACCGCGCAGAAGGGGAGGCCGCGCAAGAGGAAGAGCCCGGCTATGGGGATAGATATACCCAGCTACAACACAG GCTGTAACGAGAATGACACCGATCACTTGGACCGGGACCAGCAGGCCTACCCTCCAACGCAGAAGACCAAACGCATGCGGACCTCCTTCAAACACCATCAGCTGCGGACAATGAAATCCTACTTTGCCATCAACCACAACCCAGATGCCAAGGACTTAAAGCAGCTGGCCCAGAAAACAGGCCTCACTAAGAGAGTTCTACAG tga
- the lhx9 gene encoding LIM/homeobox protein Lhx9 isoform X2, translating to MEVVGCKTEAGSCTLRPGPGAMLFHGISGDHIQGIMEEMERRSKTESRLAKGMQLNGRESTMPSMSPEKPALCAGCGGKISDRYYLLAVDKQWHLRCLKCCECKLALESELTCFAKDGSIYCKEDYYRFSVQRCARCHLGISASEMVMRARDSVYHLSCFTCTTCNKTLTTGDHFGMKDSLVYCRLHFETLVQGPEYHPQLNFAELAAKGGGLSLPYFNGTGTAQKGRPRKRKSPAMGIDIPSYNTGCNENDTDHLDRDQQAYPPTQKTKRMRTSFKHHQLRTMKSYFAINHNPDAKDLKQLAQKTGLTKRVLQVWFQNARAKFRRNVLRQENGGVDKADGTSLPPPSSDSGALTPPSSAATLTDLTNPSITVVTSVTSSLDSHDSGSPSQTTLTNLF from the exons ATGGAAGTTGTGGGCTGCAAGACAGAGGCAGGCAGTTGCACGTTGCGTCCAGGACCGGGAGCCATGCTTTTCCACGGGATCTCCGGGGATCACATCCAAGGGATcatggaggagatggagaggaggtcGAAAACGGAGTCGCGCCTGGCGAAGGGGATGCAGCTCAACGGGAGAGAGTCG ACCATGCCTTCCATGAGCCCGGAGAAGCCTGCTCTGTGTGCCGGCTGTGGCGGCAAGATCTCGGATAGATACTACCTCCTGGCCGTGGACAAACAGTGGCACCTGCGGTGTCTCAAATGCTGTGAATGTAAACTCGCGCTGGAGTCGGAGCTAACGTGTTTTGCCAAGGATGGGAGTATCTATTGCAAAGAGGATTACTACAG GTTCTCCGTGCAGAGGTGCGCGCGCTGCCACCTCGGGATATCGGCCTCGGAGATGGTGATGCGGGCGCGCGACTCCGTCTACCACCTGAGCTGCTTCACGTGCACCACGTGCAACAAGACGCTGACCACGGGCGACCACTTCGGCATGAAGGACAGCCTGGTGTACTGCCGGCTCCACTTCGAGACGCTGGTGCAGGGGCCGGAATACCACCCCCAGCTCAACTTCGCCGAGCTGGCGGCCAAGGGCGGCGGCCTCAGCCTACCCTACTTCAACGGCACCGGTACCGCGCAGAAGGGGAGGCCGCGCAAGAGGAAGAGCCCGGCTATGGGGATAGATATACCCAGCTACAACACAG GCTGTAACGAGAATGACACCGATCACTTGGACCGGGACCAGCAGGCCTACCCTCCAACGCAGAAGACCAAACGCATGCGGACCTCCTTCAAACACCATCAGCTGCGGACAATGAAATCCTACTTTGCCATCAACCACAACCCAGATGCCAAGGACTTAAAGCAGCTGGCCCAGAAAACAGGCCTCACTAAGAGAGTTCTACAG GTTTGGTTCCAAAACGCAAGAGCCAAATTCAGAAGGAACGTTTTGCGACAGGAGAATGGAGGTGTTGATAAGGCTGATGGCACCTCACTCCCTCCACCCTCATCCGACAGTGGGGCCCTGACCCCCCCCTCCAGCGCGGCCACACTAACAGACCTGACAAACCCCTCTATCACTGTAGTGACCTCCGTCACCTCTAGTTTGGACAGCCATGATTCGGGGAGCCCTTCGCAAACTACCTTGACAAACCTTTTCTAA
- the lhx9 gene encoding LIM/homeobox protein Lhx9 isoform X3, producing MEVVGCKTEAGSCTLRPGPGAMLFHGISGDHIQGIMEEMERRSKTESRLAKGMQLNGRESTMPSMSPEKPALCAGCGGKISDRYYLLAVDKQWHLRCLKCCECKLALESELTCFAKDGSIYCKEDYYRRFSVQRCARCHLGISASEMVMRARDSVYHLSCFTCTTCNKTLTTGDHFGMKDSLVYCRLHFETLVQGPEYHPQLNFAELAAKGGGLSLPYFNGTGTAQKGRPRKRKSPAMGIDIPSYNTGCNENDTDHLDRDQQAYPPTQKTKRMRTSFKHHQLRTMKSYFAINHNPDAKDLKQLAQKTGLTKRVLQGEQILGHYSHTSRRLKIP from the exons ATGGAAGTTGTGGGCTGCAAGACAGAGGCAGGCAGTTGCACGTTGCGTCCAGGACCGGGAGCCATGCTTTTCCACGGGATCTCCGGGGATCACATCCAAGGGATcatggaggagatggagaggaggtcGAAAACGGAGTCGCGCCTGGCGAAGGGGATGCAGCTCAACGGGAGAGAGTCG ACCATGCCTTCCATGAGCCCGGAGAAGCCTGCTCTGTGTGCCGGCTGTGGCGGCAAGATCTCGGATAGATACTACCTCCTGGCCGTGGACAAACAGTGGCACCTGCGGTGTCTCAAATGCTGTGAATGTAAACTCGCGCTGGAGTCGGAGCTAACGTGTTTTGCCAAGGATGGGAGTATCTATTGCAAAGAGGATTACTACAG AAGGTTCTCCGTGCAGAGGTGCGCGCGCTGCCACCTCGGGATATCGGCCTCGGAGATGGTGATGCGGGCGCGCGACTCCGTCTACCACCTGAGCTGCTTCACGTGCACCACGTGCAACAAGACGCTGACCACGGGCGACCACTTCGGCATGAAGGACAGCCTGGTGTACTGCCGGCTCCACTTCGAGACGCTGGTGCAGGGGCCGGAATACCACCCCCAGCTCAACTTCGCCGAGCTGGCGGCCAAGGGCGGCGGCCTCAGCCTACCCTACTTCAACGGCACCGGTACCGCGCAGAAGGGGAGGCCGCGCAAGAGGAAGAGCCCGGCTATGGGGATAGATATACCCAGCTACAACACAG GCTGTAACGAGAATGACACCGATCACTTGGACCGGGACCAGCAGGCCTACCCTCCAACGCAGAAGACCAAACGCATGCGGACCTCCTTCAAACACCATCAGCTGCGGACAATGAAATCCTACTTTGCCATCAACCACAACCCAGATGCCAAGGACTTAAAGCAGCTGGCCCAGAAAACAGGCCTCACTAAGAGAGTTCTACAG GGAGAACAAATCTTGGGGCATTACAGCCATACATCCCGACGTTTGAAAATTCCCTAA
- the lhx9 gene encoding LIM/homeobox protein Lhx9 isoform X1, which yields MEVVGCKTEAGSCTLRPGPGAMLFHGISGDHIQGIMEEMERRSKTESRLAKGMQLNGRESTMPSMSPEKPALCAGCGGKISDRYYLLAVDKQWHLRCLKCCECKLALESELTCFAKDGSIYCKEDYYRRFSVQRCARCHLGISASEMVMRARDSVYHLSCFTCTTCNKTLTTGDHFGMKDSLVYCRLHFETLVQGPEYHPQLNFAELAAKGGGLSLPYFNGTGTAQKGRPRKRKSPAMGIDIPSYNTGCNENDTDHLDRDQQAYPPTQKTKRMRTSFKHHQLRTMKSYFAINHNPDAKDLKQLAQKTGLTKRVLQVWFQNARAKFRRNVLRQENGGVDKADGTSLPPPSSDSGALTPPSSAATLTDLTNPSITVVTSVTSSLDSHDSGSPSQTTLTNLF from the exons ATGGAAGTTGTGGGCTGCAAGACAGAGGCAGGCAGTTGCACGTTGCGTCCAGGACCGGGAGCCATGCTTTTCCACGGGATCTCCGGGGATCACATCCAAGGGATcatggaggagatggagaggaggtcGAAAACGGAGTCGCGCCTGGCGAAGGGGATGCAGCTCAACGGGAGAGAGTCG ACCATGCCTTCCATGAGCCCGGAGAAGCCTGCTCTGTGTGCCGGCTGTGGCGGCAAGATCTCGGATAGATACTACCTCCTGGCCGTGGACAAACAGTGGCACCTGCGGTGTCTCAAATGCTGTGAATGTAAACTCGCGCTGGAGTCGGAGCTAACGTGTTTTGCCAAGGATGGGAGTATCTATTGCAAAGAGGATTACTACAG AAGGTTCTCCGTGCAGAGGTGCGCGCGCTGCCACCTCGGGATATCGGCCTCGGAGATGGTGATGCGGGCGCGCGACTCCGTCTACCACCTGAGCTGCTTCACGTGCACCACGTGCAACAAGACGCTGACCACGGGCGACCACTTCGGCATGAAGGACAGCCTGGTGTACTGCCGGCTCCACTTCGAGACGCTGGTGCAGGGGCCGGAATACCACCCCCAGCTCAACTTCGCCGAGCTGGCGGCCAAGGGCGGCGGCCTCAGCCTACCCTACTTCAACGGCACCGGTACCGCGCAGAAGGGGAGGCCGCGCAAGAGGAAGAGCCCGGCTATGGGGATAGATATACCCAGCTACAACACAG GCTGTAACGAGAATGACACCGATCACTTGGACCGGGACCAGCAGGCCTACCCTCCAACGCAGAAGACCAAACGCATGCGGACCTCCTTCAAACACCATCAGCTGCGGACAATGAAATCCTACTTTGCCATCAACCACAACCCAGATGCCAAGGACTTAAAGCAGCTGGCCCAGAAAACAGGCCTCACTAAGAGAGTTCTACAG GTTTGGTTCCAAAACGCAAGAGCCAAATTCAGAAGGAACGTTTTGCGACAGGAGAATGGAGGTGTTGATAAGGCTGATGGCACCTCACTCCCTCCACCCTCATCCGACAGTGGGGCCCTGACCCCCCCCTCCAGCGCGGCCACACTAACAGACCTGACAAACCCCTCTATCACTGTAGTGACCTCCGTCACCTCTAGTTTGGACAGCCATGATTCGGGGAGCCCTTCGCAAACTACCTTGACAAACCTTTTCTAA